ACTGAACTTCAGAATCCTCTGCTGGAGAAAAACAACAAGCATGTCAGAAATGATTACGGTTACCAGGACGATTACAGCGGACAGCAACACTACAAGGAGAAGATTTTGAGCTACTTTGTGAACAATAATTCTGCCAAAAACAAACCTAAACCCAACTTCACCCACCAGCTCCTGGACGCCAGCTCCCTGCACCTGGCCGTCGAGGCCTTTTACCGCCCAAACTTTATTTTGTACAAGGACGAGGCGAAGGAGAGTGTAAAGGATTACAGGAACGACAGCTGTGAGACAACGTTCACGGAGAGGAAGAACTTGACTATTGACTCCCCCGACCATTCAGAATCTAAACTTGTGGAGTACACGGAGAACGATGTTAAGATTCAAACCGTCTCCTacgaggtggaggaagaggaatttCATGACTGTGAGGTAGAGTCACTCTCACTTTTTATTTTAAGGGTTTTTTTTAACTTCATTGGTATTGGCACTCTCAGCAGTATAATTTTATATgaaccatagaaccatggaaaaaatacagcacagaaggaggctattcggcccattgtgtctgcgccagctcgaagaacaaccaggtgcccattctaatcccaccttccagcaactggtccgtagccctgcagcttacagcactttaggtgcaggtccaggtactttttaaaagagttgagggtccctgcctctaccaccaattcaggcagtgaattccatacacccaccaccctctgggtaaaaaaaaaatttcctcatgtcccctctaatccttccgccaatcagcttaaatctatgtcctccagttcttgaactctccgctaggggaaacaggtacttcctgtctactctatctgggaccctcataattttgtacacctcaatcaagtctcccctcagcctcctctgctccaaggaaaacaaccccagcctatccaatctctcctcgtagctgcaattttcaagccctggcaacattcttgtaaattttctctgcactctctccagagcaattacatccttcctgtaatgtggtgaccagaactgcgcacaatactccagctttggccttaccagtgttttatacagttccatcattacatccctgcttttgtattctatacctcggctaataacggagagcattccgtatgccttcttcacaactttatctacctgtactgccaccttcagggacctgtgcacatgcactccaaggtctctcacttcctctacccttctcaatatattcccgtttactgcgtattccctattactgtttgccctctctaagtgcattacctcacacttctccgggttgaactccatttgccacttttccgcccactccgccaacccattgatatcttcttggagtctacagctatcctcttcactatcaactacaggaCCAAtatttgtatcgtctgcaaatttgccaatcatgccccctacattcaagtccaaatcatttaatatataccacaaacagcaaggcacccaacactgagccctgtggcacaccactggaaaaggatttacattcgcaaagacatccattgacttttaccctttgtttcctgttactgagccaattttggatccaattcgccacatttccctgtatcccatgggcttttacctttctgaccagtctgccatgtgggaccttgtcatatgccttactaaaatccatgtagacaatatctactgcactaccctcatcaatcctccttgtcacttcctcaaagaattcaatcagattcgtaaggcatgaccttctctgaacaaatccatgctgactatccctgattaaaccatgcctttccaagtgtcagtttatcctatctctcagtattgattctaatagtttgcccaccaccgaggtaagactgaccggcctataattgttcggcctttccctcatacctttttaaacaatggtactacttttgaagtcttccagtcctccggtacctcccctgtatctagtgaggattggaaaatgatcctcagagcatccgctatttcctccctggcttccttcaatagcctaggaaacaatccatccgaccctggtgacttatcaactttcaaggattccagtccctctagtacttcctctctcgttatgtttaccttatccaatatttcacacctctcctctttaactgctacgtccggatcatccctttcctttgtgaatatggagacagattattcatttaaaaccctacccacatcctctgcttctacacacaagttacccttatcatccctgataggtcccaccttttccttagctatcctcttgttcttaatgtacgataaaacatctttgggttttctttaatcttactagctaatatttttttcatgccctctctttgctttccttatttccttttttacgtcatccctgtactttctaaacttctctaggctttctgcagtatttagttttctgtgacagtcataagctttctttttctgttttatcttgCCCTGTACACTTCTatacaaccagggggctctaaatttggcagcgccactctttttctttgaggggacgtgtctgcattgtacccgtagaatttcactttttagtgcctcccactggcttgccactgatttctcctcaagtagttgtgtccagtccacttctgccaaatcacctcttagttctgtaaaatttgccttcacccaatttaaaacgtttactcctgatttaactctgtccttttccataataatgctaaaacaattgaattgtggtcactatccccaatatagtCATCCACTGtctcttcacccacttgcccatcttcatttcccaggactaaatctacaATTGCATCCccacttgttgggcttgtcacgtactggctaaaaaagttctcctggacaccgatcaagaattttgcaccctctgtgcccctcacactgtttgaatcccagttgatgttagggtagttgaagtcccctactattattgccctcttatttttgcactcagaaatttgcctacatatttgttcttccaactccctttcgctattcgggagtctatagtacactcctagtagtgtgactgccccttttttatttcgtagctcaacccatatggcctcgattgatgatccatttagcatatcatcccttctcacaactgtaattgattctttaaccaataatgctaccccccctccttttttatcacccactctatcctgcctaaaaactctatatccagggatattgagctgccaattatccccctctttaagccaggtttccgttatagcaatgatatcatgctgccatgtgtcaatctgtgcctttagctcatctgctttgtttgtaatactccttgcattgaagtatataccctttaaccctgtcaaattcctgtgctgaacattatttaacctttgcttcttttgcctttctgagtcgctaactatgtcactaactgcttttctacttcccgtttcttggtctgaatttgtcctatctgtacctgccctttggttcccatccccctgccataataatttaaaccctccccaacagaactagcaaatgcccccgcgaggatattggtcccagttctgcttgggtgcaacccgtccagcttgaacaggtcccgcctttcccagaatcagtcccaatgcctcaggaatttaaacccctccctcctacaccatctctcaagccacgcattcatctggtctattcccctatttctgctctcactaGAATGTGGCACTgcgagtaatcctgagattactaccttagaggtcctgctttttaatttatttcctaactccctgtattctgcttgcaggacctcatccctttttttaccgatgtcgttggtactgatatgggaTTACCTATGTTCAGATATTTTAGGGGTTGTACAATGATCTGTGTTGGTGGGGGGTTGTGACAGaaaattacagtgggagatcaagaGAACTCCTGTGGATTTTCAGGATTCATCTATCAatccaatatttttttttgtgCCTGTAGCTTGTAGTCTCAACTTTCTGATTGATCCAGTATTTGTACTGTCTCTGATTAATCGAGAACATTTTTCTCTGAGATGCAGCCTTTCTGACCAACAGCTTGGAACGTCTTAAATACACTgggaagatagaatcatagaatcatagaatcatagaagttacaacatggaaacaggcccttcggcccaacatgtccatgtcgccccgtttataccactaagctagtcccaattgcctgcacttggcccatatccctcgatacccatcttacccatgtaactgtccaaatgctttttaaaagacaaaattgtacccgcctctactactgcctctggcagctcgttccagacactcaccaccctttgagtgaaaaaattgcccctctggacccttttgtatctctcccctctcaccttaaatctgtgccccctcgttatagactcccctacctttgggaaaagattttgactatcgaccttatctatgcccctcattattttatagacttctataagatctccccttaacctcctactctccagggaaaaaagtcccagtctgtctaacctctccctgtaagtcaaaccatcaagtcccggtagcatcctcgtaaatcttttctgcactctttctagtttaataatatcctttctataatagggtgaccagaact
The nucleotide sequence above comes from Heptranchias perlo isolate sHepPer1 chromosome 10, sHepPer1.hap1, whole genome shotgun sequence. Encoded proteins:
- the syndig1l gene encoding synapse differentiation-inducing gene protein 1-like produces the protein MENLTELQNPLLEKNNKHVRNDYGYQDDYSGQQHYKEKILSYFVNNNSAKNKPKPNFTHQLLDASSLHLAVEAFYRPNFILYKDEAKESVKDYRNDSCETTFTERKNLTIDSPDHSESKLVEYTENDVKIQTVSYEVEEEEFHDCESDCSSDSDSEDNFIMIPPRDHLGLAIFSMLCCFWPLGIAAFYFSQGTSKAIAKGDYQRATSASRRALFLAALSITIGTGVYVGVIVALIAYLSKPGHV